GTAGAGCACCAGCAGGTTCTCCGGCGCCAGCGAGGCGAGCCGCCGGGGAAGCCGGTCCAGCTCGCGCTCCCAGGCCACGGTCCCGCGGCGGGCGCCCACGAGCACCACCACGTCGTCGGGGCGCAGCGTCGCGGCGAGCGCCGCGGGGAGGGCGTCCCAGCCGGGGACCGCCTCCACGTCGATCGGGACTTCCGGCGGGACGGCCTCCAGGTGCCCGCGGTAGCGATCGGCGTCGCCCCCCACGGCGAGCGCCGCCACCCCCGCGCCCAGCCGCCCGGCGATGCGCTTGACGACGCCCACCGCGCCGTAGAAGCCGCGGGCCCGGTCCACGTGCGGCGGGAGCACCAGGACCAGCCGCCGCGCGGTGTTCAGCGGCGTCTTCAGCCGCGCGACGAGGACGAGCTGTTCCGTGCGCTCCAGGAGCTGGTCCAGGACCTCGTCCATGATCCCGGAGCGGCGGCTCCGCAGCCCGTCCCACCCCGCCACCACGGTGGTGGCGCGCGTCTCCGCCATCCCGCGCGCGATCCCCCCGGCGACGCTCCGGTCCAGCCGGGGGAGCGGATCCACGGGGACGTCGGCGCCGGCCGCGTAGACGGCGGCGTGCCGGAGCACCTTCTCGGCCGCGGCCACCCGCGCCGCCGCGCCGGTCCCGTCCGGGGGGACCACCGTGAGCGGGCGGAGCGGCTCCGCCGAGCCGGGCGCGCGGACCAGGAAGGCCAGCTCCAGGAGGCGCTCGGCGCTCTCTTCGTCGGGCAGGGGGACGACGATCCGCTGCGGGGCCTCGTCGGGGCGGTACGGCTCCAGCGCCTCGCGCAGCGCCAGCCGCCGGCCGTACCGCTCCACCACCCAGGGCCCCAGCGTGCAGGTGACCAGGATCATCATGATGGCGCCGTTGAGCACCGTGGCGTCGAACAGCTCGATCCGGTAGCCGATCAGCGCGGCGGCGAGGGTGGCGGCGGCCTGCGGGACGGAAAGGCCGAACATCGTCCACCCCTCCTCGGGGGAGTAGCCGTAGACGCGCTGCGTGAGCCGGGCGGCGGCCCACTTCCCGGCGATCACCGTGACCGTCATCCCGCCCATCACCAGCCAGGCCCGCGCGCCCCCCGCGAAGACCCGCACGTCTACCAGCATCCCCACGGAGAGGAGGAAGAAGGGGATGAACAGCGCGTTCCCGAAGAAGTGGATGCGGTTGGCGAGCGGGGAGCCCTCGGGGATGAGGCGGTTGAGCGCCAGCCCCGCCAGGAAGGCGCCGATGATTGCCTCCACCCCCGCGAGCAGCGCCAGCGTGGAGGCGGCGAAGAGGGAGGCGAGCACGAAGACGTACGCCCCCGTCTCGCCGTCCTCCTCGCTGCGGAAGAACCAGCGCGCCAGCCGCGGTAGGCCCAGCATCACCAGCGCGGCGAACACCGCCAGCGACCCCATGAGCCGGGCCCAGAAGGCGGCGTCCAGCTCCCCCTCCGTGGAGGCGGCGACCACCGCCAGCACCAGCAGGGCGACTAGGTCCGTGACGATGGTCCCCCCCACAGCGGCGGTCACGGCGGTGTTCTTGGAAATGCCCAGGCGGCTGGCGATCGGGTACGCCACCAGGGTGTGCGAGGCCAGCATGCTCCCCAGGAGGATGCTCGCCGCCCAGGAGAACCCCAGGGCGATCCCGACCCCCGTCCCCAGCGCCTGCGGAATGAGGTACGTGGCGGCGCCGAAGGCCAGACTCCGGTCGCGGTTGCGGCTGAAGCCGTGCAGGTCGATCTCGATCCCGGCAACGAACATCAGGTACAGGAGCCCCACAGTACCCAGGAGGACGATGGTCTCGTCGCGCTCCAGCAGCCCCAGGCCCTTGGGGCCCACCACCGCCCCTGCCACGATCAGCCCGATGATCCCGGGGACGCGGAAGCGCTCGAAGAGGAGCGGCGCCAGGACGAAGCTCGCCGTGGCGATGGCGAAGACGATCACCGGGTCGGCGAGGGGGAGCCGGAACAGCTCCGCCGGGGTGCTGGTGGCGAGGAGCACGTGCGGGGGCGCTCAGCGGACCAGGGGACGGACCGCGCGGGTGCGGTCCAGGTGAACGACCGCGTCGAACTGCTCGCGGAGCACCGCGTGGAAGTAGTGGCTCTGCCGCTCCGAGGCGGGGAGGTACACCACACCGATGGCCCGCTCCAGCCGCCGCGCGGCCAGCGGGTCGTCCGCGCCCCGGCCCCGCAGCGGGAGGAAGAAGGCCGGGATCCCCGCCTCGTGGAAGAGCGCCGCGAAGCTCCCGGGGAGCGCCGGACGCACGTCGCGCTCCTCGCCGGGGGCGCCCCACTCGCGGGCGGCCATGACCCGCCCGTCGTAGGTGGTGAAGCCCACCAGCACCGCGCCCTCCCCGTGGCGCTCCCGGGCGAGCTGGCCCAGGCTCAGGTCGCCCCGCTCGCCCATGTGCGTGGCCCGAGCGTCGCCCACGTGGGTGTTGTGCGCCCAGACGACGGCGCGCGTGGGGCGCCCGTCGGCCGCGGGGCGGGCGAGGAGCGCTTCCAGCGTGGCCATCATGTGGCGGTCGCGCAGGTTCCAGGTGTTGACCCCCTCGAAGAGCCCGCGGAAGTACGCCTCGGCGCCGGCAACCACCGAGGCGTTCCGCTGCGCGCCGAAGAGGTCGTCCGCCCCGGCGGCGTCCGCCGTCCGGGCCATCGTCTCGGCCAGCTGCTCGGCGGCCTGCGCCTGGCAGGAGGGGGCGGAGCCGGCCTCCACCGCCTGGCCGTAGGCCTGCGGGCTCCCGCGAAAGCGCGCGAAGCAGGAGTAGCGGCGGCGCGCCCGCTCGGCGGCGGCCGGGTCGGTCCGCTCCAGGTAGCGGACCACCTCGTCGGCGGAGGTGAAGAGCGAGTACACGTCCAGCCCGCGGAAGCGCACCGGGGCGGCGCCCGCGGGGAGGGCGGCGTTGTGGGCGCGCATCCACTCCACCAGCTCGCGCACCTCGGCGTTCCGCCACATCCACAGGGGGAACTCGGTGAAGCCGGAGAGCGCCTGCGCGGCGTTCGGGTCCGTCCCCGCGCCGCGGATCCAGCGGTCCACGCGCGCCGCGGCGGGCCACTCGCCCTCCACGGCCACCTCGGTGAACCCCTTCTCCTCCACCAGCCGGCGGGTGATGCGGGCGCGCTCGGCGTAGAACTCGTGCGTGCCGTGGGTGGACTCGCCCAGCA
This genomic stretch from Longimicrobiaceae bacterium harbors:
- a CDS encoding cation:proton antiporter, with product MLLATSTPAELFRLPLADPVIVFAIATASFVLAPLLFERFRVPGIIGLIVAGAVVGPKGLGLLERDETIVLLGTVGLLYLMFVAGIEIDLHGFSRNRDRSLAFGAATYLIPQALGTGVGIALGFSWAASILLGSMLASHTLVAYPIASRLGISKNTAVTAAVGGTIVTDLVALLVLAVVAASTEGELDAAFWARLMGSLAVFAALVMLGLPRLARWFFRSEEDGETGAYVFVLASLFAASTLALLAGVEAIIGAFLAGLALNRLIPEGSPLANRIHFFGNALFIPFFLLSVGMLVDVRVFAGGARAWLVMGGMTVTVIAGKWAAARLTQRVYGYSPEEGWTMFGLSVPQAAATLAAALIGYRIELFDATVLNGAIMMILVTCTLGPWVVERYGRRLALREALEPYRPDEAPQRIVVPLPDEESAERLLELAFLVRAPGSAEPLRPLTVVPPDGTGAAARVAAAEKVLRHAAVYAAGADVPVDPLPRLDRSVAGGIARGMAETRATTVVAGWDGLRSRRSGIMDEVLDQLLERTEQLVLVARLKTPLNTARRLVLVLPPHVDRARGFYGAVGVVKRIAGRLGAGVAALAVGGDADRYRGHLEAVPPEVPIDVEAVPGWDALPAALAATLRPDDVVVLVGARRGTVAWERELDRLPRRLASLAPENLLVLY
- a CDS encoding erythromycin esterase family protein, whose product is MLAAAVLLPLAGCAGGNGGSALPTDPPPDPGAVAAVRQAAVPLTGAPGDLDALMAMVGDARVVLLGESTHGTHEFYAERARITRRLVEEKGFTEVAVEGEWPAAARVDRWIRGAGTDPNAAQALSGFTEFPLWMWRNAEVRELVEWMRAHNAALPAGAAPVRFRGLDVYSLFTSADEVVRYLERTDPAAAERARRRYSCFARFRGSPQAYGQAVEAGSAPSCQAQAAEQLAETMARTADAAGADDLFGAQRNASVVAGAEAYFRGLFEGVNTWNLRDRHMMATLEALLARPAADGRPTRAVVWAHNTHVGDARATHMGERGDLSLGQLARERHGEGAVLVGFTTYDGRVMAAREWGAPGEERDVRPALPGSFAALFHEAGIPAFFLPLRGRGADDPLAARRLERAIGVVYLPASERQSHYFHAVLREQFDAVVHLDRTRAVRPLVR